Genomic DNA from Shouchella patagoniensis:
GCTGGTCCACCTTCTTGGTAAGTACGACGCTGAATAGCAGCCATTTCTAAGTATGGGTCCACTTCTTCTTTTATGCGGACAAGGTGACCATGAGCTTCCAAATCAACAATGCATTCTTCTAAATTTTGATACATAAAACGCCATCCTTTCAACCGGTCTCTCTCTCCTGTCTATTATGCTGGCTCACTTAATCATCAGTCAAACGACATCTATACGATTTTCATTGAATAATGAGCAGGTATTACATCGTTGATAGAGAATAAATGAAGACTACAGGTTGATTAAACATAAAGCTCATCTTCATAATGCCGCTGCACTACCTAATCTGATAATTAAATTTCTATCTTTTATGAAGAAGATGACTGAAGAAAGGCGGTTCAATCATTGCCCTATACAATTAACATAAACCCTCCACTAACAAACGATGCAGTCCCCTCCTTAAGAGAGAAAGTCGGCTGGGGTAGACGAGATCAGGACTTCCCAGCTCTATTTAAGCGCTGCAACTTCTATGCAGCTGCTATCGACCAATCTGGCAAACTCATCGGCTTTGGCTATGTATGTGGTATGGGTCTTGAACACGGCTATATGGAAGACATCATTGTCGATCCTACTTATCAAGGTCAAGAAATCGGTACCGCCCTTGTAAAAGCTCTGTTACATGAGGGCGAGCGAATTGGGCTTGAAATCATTACTGTCTCTTACATGCCAAAACATACTTCTTTTTATCAGAAATGCGGTTTTATTTTTAGTGGTGGCGGTGTTTGGCAAAAGAATAGCTAAAACCCAGGAGCATAAGCACCTGGGTTTCTTTTGTTTTTTGTTAAACGCTAATCCCAACACGGAAACTTGCTTCCGTTACTTGCTTCACTTCTTCTAGCGTCACACCCTCTTGCAATTCAATTAACGTCATTTGCCCGTCTTTGTACGAAAAGACAGCTAAATCGGTTACGAGTAAATCAACAACTGCTTTTCCCGTTAATGGCAATGAACAGCTTTGCTTTACTTTTGATTCACCGTATTTATTTGTATGATCCATAATGACCACAATTTTCTTAGCACCTTGCACAAGATCCATCGCGCCGCCCATACCTTTTACCATTTTTCCTGGGATCATCCAATTGGCAAGGTCGCCTGATTCGGATACTTCCATGCCGCCAAGAACGGCTAAATCGATATGCCCTCCACGAATCATCGCAAATGATTCTGCACTATCAAAATAAGAAGCACCTGTTTTAGCCGTTACTGTTTCTTTCCCGGCGTTGATTAAATCAGGATCCACTTCTTCTTCTGTTGGATACCGTCCAATGCCTAATAAACCGTTTTCTGACTGCAACATTACATGTACGTCGTCTGGAATCATATTGGCAATAAGCGTAGGCATACCAATTCCTAAATTCACACACATTCCGTCTTTTATTTCTTTTACCGCTCGCTCGAGAATACGCTTCCGTGTCTCTTTCATGTTAGTTTCCCCCTCCCACTTGAGCTACCGTTCTACGTTCAATCCGCTTCTCAAATGAGTCGCCAACAAATACGTGCTGCACATAAACACCTGGCGTATGAATTTCGTCTGGGTCGAGTTCACCGAGTTCAACTAACTCTTCTACTTCAACAATGGTGACCTTGCCTGCGGTTGCTACTAACGGATTGAAGTTGCGTGATGTTTTTCGAAAGACAAGGTTTCCAAACGAATCAGCTTTCCACGCCTTTACTAATGCCACATCTCCGACGATGCCACGCTCCATAATATATCGTTTGCCATCAAACTCTTTTTCTTCCTTGCCTTCTGCCACTGGCGTATCTACACCTGTTGCTGTGTAGAAAGCAGGGATACCCGCTCCTCCTGCCCGCAGCCTCTCAGCAAGGGTTCCTTGTGGAACAAGTTCGACTTCCAGTTCTCCATTTAGAAATTGTTGTTCAAATTGTTTGTTTTCACCTACGTAGGAAGCAACCATCTTTTTTATTTGTTTGTCTTCAAGTAGCTGCCCTAAACCAAAGTCATCAACGCCACAATTATTGCTAACAACAGTGAGGTCTGTCACACCCTTTTCTTTTACAGCTGCAATTAAATGTTCAGGTATGCCACATAGTCCAAATCCTCCAACAACTAGCGTTGCCCCGTTCTGGATCTGGCTCATTATTTGATCCGTTGAAGCGATGATTTTACTCATTCAAATCGTCCCCTTCTCAACACAATAGTCACAAACGAAAACGCTTACATACATTCTAACAAGAATAGCCGGATCTTTCCATTTAATCTGCAAAAGGGGACAAAGAATGACAAACCAGCTCATGCACTTAGTGTTGTTTTCGGTTGTCGTGGTATGAAAGACGCTTCTTAGCGCTAGGCGAACGTCTCTATAGCCAGTTGAATATGATGAAAAAGCATCTATCTATTATGCAGGGGGTGGGACGATGGGTCATTCAATCAAAGCCTTTACAGGTGCTTGGATTGAAGCAATTGGAACCATTGTTGCCGCCGTCGGCGATACTCCTTCAGACACAAGACCTGAGGAAGCAACTGACTTCCTCGGTCTATGGGGCAATGTTTTGCAAGCTACAGGGAACGGTCTAATAGCAGACACCAATGAACCCGGTTCTCTTGATCAAGCCGGGAACGTTATTCAAGCGGCAGGAAACTCCATTATTGTTGGTGCGCTTATCCTGCCATTCAATGAAGACTTCGAGCAAACATTAACGATTAAAGGAAACTTATTTCAAGCCGCTGGTGGGGCCGTTTCTTTCTCCGGGGATGTAAAAGCGGATGTGAACATCGCTAGTATATACGCCTTTTACGGGGACCTTCTTCAAGTCATTGGAAACTCCATGCAAGCCCTCGCTGGCATTCTTGATTTCGAAGTTGATAGGCACGAAGAGCGCTTGAATACTACGGGAAGCTGGATTCAAGCGATTGGCGCCGTCCTTTCTGCCTTAAGCGCAACAAAATCACTAGAGAATAATGGCGTAAAAGAGGATACCGACGAGAAAAACCTAGTCAATTACCGGAGTACATGTAAAGCAATACAGTCATAATCACATAACAAGTAATAACCGTTAACGACGGTAGCCAACTTACTCGTTTTATCCCTTTATTTATATAAATTGCAGCGAGCATAACTGTTGTAAGAATTAATAGAGCAAGCAATGTAATCCAATGAACTGAACTTGCATCTCC
This window encodes:
- a CDS encoding GNAT family N-acetyltransferase, which translates into the protein MPYTININPPLTNDAVPSLREKVGWGRRDQDFPALFKRCNFYAAAIDQSGKLIGFGYVCGMGLEHGYMEDIIVDPTYQGQEIGTALVKALLHEGERIGLEIITVSYMPKHTSFYQKCGFIFSGGGVWQKNS
- a CDS encoding 3-oxoacid CoA-transferase subunit B; translation: MKETRKRILERAVKEIKDGMCVNLGIGMPTLIANMIPDDVHVMLQSENGLLGIGRYPTEEEVDPDLINAGKETVTAKTGASYFDSAESFAMIRGGHIDLAVLGGMEVSESGDLANWMIPGKMVKGMGGAMDLVQGAKKIVVIMDHTNKYGESKVKQSCSLPLTGKAVVDLLVTDLAVFSYKDGQMTLIELQEGVTLEEVKQVTEASFRVGISV
- a CDS encoding CoA transferase subunit A; translated protein: MSKIIASTDQIMSQIQNGATLVVGGFGLCGIPEHLIAAVKEKGVTDLTVVSNNCGVDDFGLGQLLEDKQIKKMVASYVGENKQFEQQFLNGELEVELVPQGTLAERLRAGGAGIPAFYTATGVDTPVAEGKEEKEFDGKRYIMERGIVGDVALVKAWKADSFGNLVFRKTSRNFNPLVATAGKVTIVEVEELVELGELDPDEIHTPGVYVQHVFVGDSFEKRIERRTVAQVGGGN
- a CDS encoding DUF6944 family repetitive protein — encoded protein: MGHSIKAFTGAWIEAIGTIVAAVGDTPSDTRPEEATDFLGLWGNVLQATGNGLIADTNEPGSLDQAGNVIQAAGNSIIVGALILPFNEDFEQTLTIKGNLFQAAGGAVSFSGDVKADVNIASIYAFYGDLLQVIGNSMQALAGILDFEVDRHEERLNTTGSWIQAIGAVLSALSATKSLENNGVKEDTDEKNLVNYRSTCKAIQS